In one window of Fibrobacter sp. UWH6 DNA:
- a CDS encoding glycosyl hydrolase family 8: protein MERNKPRDMFVEAGYGPNFARQLIQNAYSKLFEGDPIDERICFDASDDMSYIIDIGHDDIRSEGMGYGMFIAALTGHEKQFDKLWNFTKRYVRNNSGPHVGYFSWQLSTMNFGMIDPGSSPSAEQYFAISLLIAAEKFGRPDLKDEAVDLINWLIHKPHCENVGPIIDPNQKMIRFSPVDGNDFTNPSYHAPAFYQAFAEASGDDTWLTIAENSRQFLKKAAHFETGLYADYTEYDGTPVSKPWHTEANCYSGDAWRAALNLSLDYALFNGDPSEKDICERQLFYFESRRPYLSDYAVDGGDYPRRGRPATPGLIAMNAAATQVLNSGDSLIKPFVKDLAALSVPFRFWRYYDGMLYMIGLLATAGKISF from the coding sequence ATGGAACGTAATAAACCTAGAGACATGTTTGTAGAGGCAGGCTACGGCCCAAACTTTGCAAGGCAGCTTATACAGAATGCCTATAGCAAGCTCTTTGAAGGCGATCCCATTGACGAACGAATCTGCTTCGACGCTTCCGACGACATGAGTTACATCATCGACATCGGACACGACGATATCCGCTCCGAAGGTATGGGTTACGGCATGTTCATTGCCGCACTCACCGGTCACGAAAAACAGTTCGACAAACTGTGGAACTTCACCAAACGTTACGTCCGAAACAACAGCGGTCCCCACGTCGGTTATTTCTCATGGCAGCTGTCCACCATGAACTTCGGCATGATCGACCCCGGTTCCTCCCCCAGCGCTGAACAGTATTTCGCCATTTCACTTTTGATCGCCGCCGAAAAATTCGGACGCCCCGACCTTAAGGATGAAGCCGTCGACTTGATCAACTGGCTCATTCACAAACCCCATTGCGAAAACGTGGGCCCCATCATCGACCCGAACCAGAAGATGATTCGCTTCTCTCCGGTAGACGGAAACGACTTTACCAATCCCAGCTACCACGCCCCCGCTTTCTACCAGGCTTTTGCCGAGGCCTCTGGCGACGACACCTGGCTGACCATCGCTGAAAACAGCCGACAGTTCCTCAAGAAGGCCGCCCACTTTGAAACAGGCCTCTATGCAGACTACACCGAATACGACGGAACACCGGTATCCAAGCCCTGGCATACCGAAGCCAACTGCTACAGCGGCGACGCCTGGCGTGCGGCGTTGAATTTGAGCTTAGACTATGCGCTGTTCAATGGCGATCCAAGCGAAAAGGACATTTGCGAACGCCAGCTGTTCTACTTCGAAAGCAGGAGACCTTACCTGTCCGACTACGCAGTCGACGGCGGAGACTACCCTCGTCGCGGTCGCCCTGCCACCCCAGGTCTAATTGCCATGAATGCGGCCGCCACTCAAGTTCTCAATTCCGGCGATTCCCTGATCAAGCCCTTTGTAAAAGACTTGGCAGCCCTGTCCGTCCCCTTTAGATTTTGGCGTTACTACGACGGCATGCTCTACATGATTGGCCTGTTGGCCACCGCCGGAAAAATTTCATTTTAA
- a CDS encoding NAD(P)/FAD-dependent oxidoreductase — protein sequence MSDVLILGYGPAGVSASLYALRAGLDVQLVGKDSGALGKAHLIQNYYGLEKPLTGEELLQVGKKQALDLGAKIAEDEVTDLMFNGSEFVATGLNGEYRGKVCIMATGAARKKQPLPGMAEMEGHGVSYCAVCDAFFYRQKNVAVMGSGEYALHETMELLNVVNSVTLLTNGVPLTANFPENVKVVDRKLKGLTGEGSFKGVVFDDDSTAEFDGLFVALGSANATDLALKAGAAFDQGKLVLDEDLQTTIPGLYAAGDCTGGILQVSVAVGEGARAAMAAIKYLRENR from the coding sequence ATGTCTGATGTATTGATTTTGGGTTATGGCCCGGCTGGTGTGTCCGCTTCCCTGTATGCCCTGCGTGCAGGTCTGGATGTTCAACTGGTGGGTAAGGATAGTGGGGCCCTTGGAAAGGCTCATTTGATACAAAATTATTACGGTTTGGAGAAACCTCTGACCGGTGAAGAATTGCTCCAGGTTGGTAAAAAACAGGCGCTGGATCTGGGTGCCAAAATTGCCGAAGATGAAGTGACCGACCTGATGTTCAACGGTTCCGAATTTGTGGCCACGGGCTTGAACGGCGAGTATCGCGGAAAGGTCTGTATCATGGCCACAGGCGCTGCCCGCAAGAAACAGCCCCTGCCGGGAATGGCCGAAATGGAAGGCCATGGCGTAAGCTATTGCGCAGTGTGCGATGCCTTTTTCTACAGACAGAAAAACGTGGCTGTCATGGGAAGCGGCGAGTATGCCCTGCACGAAACCATGGAACTTTTGAACGTGGTGAATTCCGTGACCCTTCTGACCAATGGGGTTCCCCTGACGGCAAACTTCCCTGAAAATGTGAAGGTGGTTGACCGCAAATTGAAAGGTCTAACTGGAGAAGGTTCCTTTAAGGGTGTCGTTTTTGACGATGACTCCACCGCTGAATTTGACGGCTTGTTCGTTGCGCTGGGAAGTGCCAATGCGACGGATCTGGCTTTGAAGGCTGGCGCCGCTTTTGACCAGGGCAAGCTTGTGCTGGACGAAGATCTGCAGACCACGATTCCTGGGCTTTATGCGGCTGGCGATTGCACCGGCGGCATCTTGCAGGTTTCTGTGGCTGTGGGCGAAGGCGCTCGCGCTGCAATGGCTGCTATCAAGTACCTTAGGGAAAACCGCTAG
- a CDS encoding radical SAM protein, with product MVAVRRITLLTNPDVCNLRCPLCFLYQRRATFGEISGITGEMPFDVAKAAIEKYGLTQDENGKRILREVIPSTMGEPLLYSRFEDLLELCGSLGVPMNLTTNGTFPGMWNENANMIRLLQGCSDIKVSSLASECFDGWKRNVERLLKIRQGLPKAASVSIQVTLHRKNLMMIPELIAWATVIGVERIKWNMVVFLSEADVRLRREFELDRSVGELREYILNCCRMCGSSLRNEGSVFALTSGENARGYSLEAGTCPFAEELWVLTDGSEQHCPNPERRFGNKEAPEARCCFIR from the coding sequence TTGGTTGCCGTTCGTCGCATAACCCTGCTGACTAATCCGGACGTCTGCAATTTGCGCTGCCCCCTGTGTTTCCTGTATCAGCGGAGGGCGACCTTCGGTGAAATTTCTGGAATTACCGGGGAGATGCCTTTTGACGTGGCCAAGGCGGCCATTGAAAAATATGGGTTGACGCAGGATGAAAACGGCAAACGGATTTTACGAGAAGTAATTCCCAGCACCATGGGCGAGCCCTTGCTTTATTCCCGCTTTGAGGACCTGCTGGAATTGTGCGGTTCCCTGGGGGTGCCCATGAACTTGACCACAAACGGGACCTTTCCTGGAATGTGGAATGAAAACGCCAACATGATCCGCTTGCTGCAGGGTTGCAGCGATATCAAGGTTAGCAGTCTTGCTTCGGAATGCTTTGATGGCTGGAAGCGGAATGTGGAACGTCTGTTGAAAATTCGGCAGGGCTTGCCTAAGGCGGCCTCCGTTTCGATTCAGGTGACGTTACATCGAAAAAATCTGATGATGATTCCCGAATTGATTGCCTGGGCGACCGTTATTGGCGTTGAACGGATCAAGTGGAATATGGTGGTTTTCCTGAGTGAGGCCGATGTTCGGTTGCGGCGTGAATTTGAGCTGGACCGGAGTGTAGGCGAACTGCGGGAATACATTTTAAATTGCTGCAGAATGTGCGGGAGTTCGCTGAGAAACGAGGGTAGTGTATTTGCCTTGACCTCTGGCGAGAACGCCCGCGGATATTCTCTTGAGGCGGGAACTTGCCCCTTTGCAGAAGAATTGTGGGTTTTGACCGACGGCTCGGAACAGCATTGCCCCAATCCTGAAAGACGTTTTGGAAATAAGGAAGCGCCGGAAGCCAGGTGCTGTTTTATTAGGTAA
- a CDS encoding fibrobacter succinogenes major paralogous domain-containing protein: protein MKFRGFVVGVICLMLVGTSFAAPKAKKNEIKDKRDKQSYRTITVDNRVWMADNLNFKTEGSFCYKDEEDQCMAYGRLYTWEAAQKACPAGFRLPTHEDFESLWTAAGADFNAGYLLKTDYGWNGDTNGNDTLKFSAMPAGNRFDDETYGNMMKFAFFWSSDDKLEGIAPGSARVWYLTSKSMAFGYMSKPKEFGFSVRCVK, encoded by the coding sequence ATGAAATTTCGTGGATTTGTCGTAGGCGTGATTTGCCTTATGCTTGTGGGAACATCTTTTGCCGCTCCAAAGGCAAAGAAAAATGAAATCAAGGATAAGCGGGATAAGCAGAGCTACCGCACCATTACGGTGGATAACCGCGTATGGATGGCCGACAACCTGAATTTTAAGACCGAGGGCAGTTTCTGCTACAAGGATGAAGAAGATCAGTGCATGGCTTATGGACGCTTGTATACTTGGGAGGCTGCTCAGAAGGCCTGCCCCGCAGGCTTCCGTCTGCCAACTCATGAAGATTTTGAAAGCTTGTGGACTGCGGCCGGTGCCGACTTTAACGCAGGCTACCTGCTAAAGACGGATTACGGCTGGAATGGCGATACCAATGGGAACGATACTCTAAAGTTTAGTGCCATGCCGGCGGGGAATCGTTTTGACGATGAGACTTATGGCAATATGATGAAGTTTGCCTTTTTCTGGAGCAGCGACGATAAGCTGGAAGGGATTGCTCCGGGGAGTGCCCGTGTGTGGTATCTGACCAGCAAGAGCATGGCCTTTGGGTATATGAGCAAACCCAAGGAATTCGGATTTTCGGTGAGATGCGTGAAGTAG
- a CDS encoding Smr/MutS family protein, producing MDLNEDEKFQLEWIMNHRMEDKDKARQQAEEAELASRPQTRGPRGKKMRRSPSSRDLPVPEDEIDLHGMTSDEAAAAVERRIDDLLIAGLSVLRVIHGGGNPEYGNVKHIIDRKARSEWSNRITLYKVEPDNAGSSIIKLGKPTPKLNSKGKPRAKK from the coding sequence ATGGATCTGAACGAAGATGAAAAGTTTCAGCTAGAATGGATCATGAACCACCGCATGGAAGACAAGGACAAGGCTCGCCAGCAGGCAGAAGAAGCTGAGCTTGCCTCTCGCCCCCAGACCCGCGGCCCCCGCGGCAAGAAAATGCGCCGCAGCCCCTCCAGCAGGGATCTTCCCGTCCCCGAAGACGAAATCGACCTCCACGGAATGACCTCCGACGAAGCAGCAGCAGCCGTAGAGCGCCGCATCGATGACCTGCTCATTGCCGGTCTCAGCGTCCTCCGAGTCATCCACGGCGGCGGAAACCCCGAATACGGCAACGTCAAGCATATTATCGACCGCAAGGCCCGTTCCGAATGGAGCAACCGCATTACCCTCTACAAGGTAGAACCCGACAACGCCGGTTCCAGCATCATAAAACTAGGCAAACCCACCCCAAAACTCAACTCAAAAGGCAAGCCCAGGGCAAAAAAATGA